In Lacrimispora indolis DSM 755, a genomic segment contains:
- a CDS encoding FGGY family carbohydrate kinase codes for MAKYILAVDQSTQGTKALLFDDHGKLVKREDVPHRQIVSEEGYVSHDPEEIYQNTLKVVRKLMKTSGVPKNEIAGLGISNQRETALVWDKKTRKPQALAIVWQCARSRDICKRIEETVDSEIIRNKTGLILSPYFPASKFKWLLEHVAGLKERAEKEELCFGTVDTWLVYRLTGGTSYKTDYSNASRTQLFNIRDLAWDQELCKIFGLKSQWLAEVSDSDSCFGMTDFEGLFDAPIPIHSVMGDSHGALFGQGCLKKGMTKATYGTGSSIMMNTGKEPVFSTHGVVTSLAWRMGGKVNYILEGNINYTGAVITWLKEKMNMISSPEETEQIAAAADQNDKVYLIPAFTGLGAPYWDSRATASINGMTRTTGRAEIVRAGLESIGYQIADVIQAMCEDMNCIITELRVDGGPTGNQYLMQFQSDILGTNVRVSEIKELSGMGAAFAAGLSLGIYQEDIFEKMKAKQYNPCMEPGVRAEKYEGWRETVRKLLA; via the coding sequence ATGGCAAAATATATTCTGGCGGTGGACCAGAGCACTCAGGGAACAAAGGCACTTTTATTTGATGACCATGGGAAACTGGTAAAAAGGGAGGATGTGCCCCACAGGCAGATCGTAAGCGAAGAGGGTTACGTTTCCCATGATCCGGAGGAAATCTACCAAAACACGTTAAAAGTGGTACGAAAGCTCATGAAAACCTCCGGAGTTCCTAAAAATGAGATTGCCGGTCTGGGAATCAGCAATCAGCGGGAAACTGCCCTTGTGTGGGATAAGAAAACAAGGAAACCGCAAGCCTTGGCAATCGTATGGCAATGCGCCAGGTCAAGGGACATCTGCAAAAGAATAGAAGAGACCGTTGATTCGGAAATTATACGGAATAAGACAGGATTGATCCTTTCCCCTTATTTTCCTGCTTCAAAATTTAAATGGCTTCTGGAACATGTGGCTGGTCTGAAGGAACGGGCGGAGAAGGAGGAGCTGTGTTTCGGAACTGTGGATACGTGGCTGGTTTACCGTCTGACAGGCGGAACTTCTTATAAAACAGACTATTCAAACGCTTCCAGGACGCAGCTTTTTAATATCAGGGATTTGGCCTGGGATCAGGAGCTCTGCAAGATATTTGGTTTAAAAAGCCAGTGGCTTGCTGAGGTTTCGGATTCGGACTCATGCTTTGGAATGACGGACTTTGAGGGACTGTTTGACGCACCTATTCCCATTCACAGCGTGATGGGAGATTCCCACGGCGCGCTGTTTGGCCAGGGCTGCTTAAAAAAAGGCATGACAAAAGCAACCTATGGAACCGGATCTTCCATCATGATGAATACGGGAAAAGAACCGGTGTTCAGCACCCATGGAGTAGTGACTTCCTTAGCCTGGCGCATGGGCGGAAAGGTGAACTACATTCTGGAAGGTAACATCAATTATACGGGCGCGGTAATTACCTGGCTGAAAGAGAAGATGAACATGATTTCCTCCCCGGAGGAGACGGAGCAGATTGCAGCAGCAGCCGACCAAAATGATAAGGTCTACTTAATCCCGGCCTTCACCGGCCTTGGAGCGCCATATTGGGACAGCCGTGCCACCGCTTCCATTAACGGAATGACAAGGACCACAGGCCGGGCGGAAATCGTCAGGGCCGGACTGGAAAGCATTGGCTACCAAATTGCCGACGTAATTCAGGCTATGTGTGAGGACATGAACTGCATCATAACAGAACTGCGGGTGGACGGAGGTCCCACGGGAAACCAGTACCTGATGCAGTTTCAAAGCGATATCCTGGGAACAAATGTGCGTGTCTCCGAAATAAAAGAGCTCTCTGGAATGGGAGCCGCTTTCGCCGCAGGCCTTTCCCTTGGCATTTATCAGGAAGATATATTTGAAAAAATGAAAGCAAAGCAATATAATCCATGTATGGAGCCAGGAGTGAGAGCTGAGAAATATGAGGGCTGGAGAGAAACGGTCAGGAAGCTTCTGGCTTAA
- a CDS encoding transketolase family protein yields the protein MNQIPNRQAICETLSAQAKEDHDIIVLCSDSRGSASLAPFAQAYPEQFVETGIAEQNLVSISAGLAKCGKKAFAASPACFLSARSYEQAKIDCAYSDTNVTLIGISGGVSYGALGMSHHSAQDIAAMAAVPNMRVYLPSDRFQTKRLIEELLKDQKPAYIRVGRNAVADIYTEENCPFELDRANVLSLGTDIAVIACGEMVKPALEAAELLKKSGISASVIDMYCVKPLDQEAVLHAAERAGAIITVEEHSPYGGLGSMVSQIVAAHCPKKVINLSLPDAPVITGTSKEVFEYYGLTAEGIAKRARELI from the coding sequence ATGAATCAAATACCCAACAGACAGGCGATATGTGAGACATTGTCAGCGCAGGCAAAGGAAGATCATGATATCATTGTCTTGTGCAGCGATTCACGGGGAAGCGCATCCCTGGCCCCATTTGCACAGGCATACCCGGAGCAATTTGTGGAAACAGGAATTGCGGAGCAGAATCTGGTCAGCATTTCGGCCGGATTGGCAAAATGCGGGAAAAAAGCATTTGCTGCTTCTCCGGCTTGCTTTTTGTCTGCCAGAAGTTATGAGCAGGCGAAGATAGACTGTGCTTATTCCGACACGAACGTGACTTTAATCGGAATCAGCGGCGGGGTCAGTTATGGAGCTCTGGGAATGAGCCATCATTCCGCCCAGGACATTGCAGCTATGGCCGCAGTTCCCAATATGAGGGTTTATCTGCCCAGTGACAGGTTCCAGACAAAACGGCTGATCGAGGAATTGTTAAAGGATCAGAAGCCTGCTTACATAAGGGTGGGAAGAAATGCGGTGGCAGACATTTACACGGAGGAGAACTGCCCCTTTGAACTGGACCGGGCCAATGTTCTTTCCCTTGGAACGGATATTGCTGTCATTGCCTGCGGGGAGATGGTAAAGCCGGCGCTGGAGGCCGCAGAGCTGTTAAAGAAAAGCGGAATTTCAGCATCCGTTATTGATATGTACTGTGTAAAGCCTTTGGACCAGGAGGCTGTATTGCATGCGGCAGAACGTGCTGGAGCAATCATCACCGTGGAGGAGCATTCCCCATATGGAGGTTTGGGTTCCATGGTCAGCCAGATCGTCGCAGCCCACTGCCCAAAAAAGGTGATCAATTTGTCTCTTCCCGATGCCCCTGTCATCACGGGAACCTCAAAAGAAGTGTTCGAGTATTACGGACTTACGGCAGAAGGAATCGCAAAACGGGCAAGGGAGCTGATTTAA
- a CDS encoding transketolase — protein MDGLKAKTYELRKSVIDMIMEGKGGHIGGDMSVMDILAVLYFRQMNISPELMEDENRDRFVLSKGHSVEALYAVLAAKGFFPIEEVIKSFSKFGSRFIGHPNNKLPGIEMNSGSLGHGLPVCVGMALAGKMDGRSYRVYTVMGDGELAEGSVWEGAMAASQFKLDNLCAVVDRNRLQISGNTEEVMGHDDLGNRFKSFGWHVIDVADGNDVEKLNDAFEQAKTVKGRPSVLIANTVKGCGSPIMENKADWHHRVPTGEEYEAIMADLEMRREAAV, from the coding sequence ATGGACGGACTAAAGGCAAAGACCTATGAACTGAGAAAATCTGTGATAGATATGATTATGGAAGGGAAAGGGGGCCACATCGGCGGAGATATGAGCGTCATGGATATATTGGCCGTGCTGTATTTCCGCCAGATGAACATAAGTCCGGAGCTGATGGAAGATGAGAACCGGGACCGGTTTGTGCTTAGCAAGGGACATTCCGTGGAAGCTCTGTATGCGGTTCTTGCAGCAAAAGGTTTTTTCCCCATAGAAGAAGTCATAAAGAGTTTCTCAAAATTCGGCTCCAGGTTTATTGGGCATCCTAACAACAAGCTTCCTGGCATTGAGATGAATTCCGGCTCTCTGGGCCACGGACTGCCTGTCTGTGTAGGAATGGCTCTGGCAGGAAAGATGGACGGGAGGTCCTACCGGGTCTATACAGTTATGGGCGACGGAGAGCTGGCGGAAGGATCGGTATGGGAAGGGGCCATGGCTGCCAGCCAGTTTAAGCTGGATAATCTCTGCGCTGTTGTGGACCGCAACCGCCTCCAGATTTCCGGGAATACAGAGGAGGTCATGGGGCATGATGACCTTGGTAATCGTTTTAAAAGCTTTGGCTGGCATGTAATCGACGTGGCAGATGGAAACGATGTGGAGAAACTGAACGACGCATTTGAACAGGCAAAGACAGTAAAGGGAAGGCCCAGCGTTCTGATTGCCAACACGGTGAAAGGATGTGGTTCCCCGATAATGGAAAATAAGGCGGACTGGCATCATAGGGTGCCCACTGGAGAAGAGTATGAGGCTATAATGGCTGATTTGGAAATGAGAAGGGAGGCGGCAGTATGA
- a CDS encoding L-fucose/L-arabinose isomerase family protein, which produces MATIKLGFAPTRRSIFSAPDAIKYRNLTADRLEELGVSFVDIKDMNEEGLLYDDSHVKIIAEKFRDEGIDGLFLPHCNFGTEYVCARLAKELGVPVLIWGPRDERPDENGIRLRDSQCGLFATGKVLRRFKVPFTYLTNCRLTDPEFERGIRDFLAVCNVVKVFKNTRILQIAPRPFDFWTTMCNEGELLERFNIQLSPIPMPELTSEIQQMKEERTEVEKIVKDCKESMNIKISEEALLNVAALKAAMKNLAVKYGCNAIAIQCWNALQGEIGIMPCGANSLLNEEGIPVVCETDIHGAVTAVMAEAAGMDECRSFFADWTVRHPDNENGELLQHCGPWPISVAKERPTLGYPLAFDHPGAVEAEAKHGEMTLCRFDGDNGEYSLLLGKAKGIDGPYTKGTYVWVEVANLKKLEAKLVEGPYIHHCVGIHKDIVPVLYEACKYIGVKPDLYDDNEEEIRAYLRGE; this is translated from the coding sequence ATGGCGACTATAAAACTGGGGTTCGCCCCCACAAGAAGGAGCATTTTCAGCGCTCCGGATGCTATAAAGTACAGGAATTTGACGGCGGATAGACTTGAGGAACTGGGAGTTTCTTTCGTGGATATTAAGGATATGAACGAAGAAGGGCTTCTCTACGATGACAGCCATGTAAAAATCATAGCTGAAAAGTTCAGGGATGAAGGAATCGATGGACTGTTTCTCCCTCATTGCAACTTCGGAACGGAATACGTTTGCGCGAGACTGGCAAAGGAGCTTGGAGTTCCGGTCCTGATTTGGGGGCCAAGAGACGAGAGGCCGGACGAAAATGGAATTCGCCTGCGGGACAGTCAATGCGGCCTCTTTGCCACAGGAAAGGTGCTGAGAAGATTTAAGGTTCCCTTTACCTATCTGACCAACTGCCGGCTGACGGACCCGGAATTTGAGCGGGGAATCCGTGATTTTCTGGCGGTCTGCAATGTAGTAAAAGTATTTAAAAACACAAGAATCCTGCAGATAGCCCCCAGGCCTTTTGATTTCTGGACCACCATGTGCAACGAAGGCGAGTTGCTGGAACGGTTCAACATACAATTGTCCCCAATTCCTATGCCTGAATTAACCTCCGAGATACAACAGATGAAAGAGGAGAGGACAGAGGTTGAAAAGATCGTAAAGGACTGCAAAGAGTCCATGAATATTAAAATCAGTGAAGAGGCACTGTTAAATGTCGCGGCATTAAAGGCTGCCATGAAAAATCTGGCAGTTAAGTACGGCTGCAACGCGATTGCCATTCAGTGCTGGAATGCTCTTCAGGGAGAAATCGGCATTATGCCATGCGGAGCCAATTCCCTGTTAAATGAAGAAGGAATCCCGGTGGTCTGTGAGACAGACATTCACGGGGCTGTTACCGCAGTTATGGCAGAGGCGGCGGGCATGGATGAATGCAGAAGTTTTTTTGCGGACTGGACCGTAAGACATCCGGACAACGAAAATGGAGAATTGCTTCAGCACTGCGGCCCATGGCCCATTTCCGTTGCGAAAGAAAGGCCGACCCTGGGCTACCCCCTGGCCTTTGACCATCCGGGAGCTGTGGAGGCGGAGGCAAAGCATGGTGAGATGACCTTGTGCCGGTTCGACGGGGATAACGGGGAATACTCTCTTTTACTTGGAAAGGCGAAGGGAATTGATGGTCCATACACGAAAGGCACTTACGTATGGGTGGAGGTAGCAAACTTAAAGAAACTGGAAGCAAAGCTGGTGGAAGGGCCTTATATTCATCACTGTGTGGGTATCCACAAGGACATTGTTCCGGTATTATACGAAGCATGCAAGTACATCGGCGTGAAGCCGGATTTATATGATGACAACGAGGAAGAGATCAGGGCCTATTTAAGAGGAGAATGA
- a CDS encoding LacI family DNA-binding transcriptional regulator, with translation MGITAKELAKILNLSAAAVSMALNNKPGVSTETRRRVIETAQKFDYDLTRHTFRPRDVSSIYLIIYKKHGAIVGSNPFFQELSEGIAAGCQKNNYKMEIRYLYGEEGNIENRLKDMLYSGCTGIILLGTEMTPEDFLPFRSLTIPIVLLDSYFETVPCDSIIINNIQGAFLAASYLIKTTGKQPGYLHSSYPIGNFAERHSGFFKAIHTYGMAASNSIVHSVTPSIEGAYADMLEILKRKEPLAPCYFADNDLIAMGALKAFKQCGYRIPEDISIVGFDNIPAGIIVDPALTTIHVPKHYMGTMAANRLISRMEEPDATSVKLEIATTLIRRNSA, from the coding sequence ATGGGAATTACTGCAAAAGAGCTGGCTAAAATATTAAACCTTTCAGCTGCCGCCGTATCCATGGCTTTAAATAACAAGCCAGGCGTCAGCACGGAAACAAGAAGGAGGGTCATCGAAACAGCCCAGAAGTTTGATTATGATTTGACCCGTCACACATTTCGCCCAAGGGACGTGAGCAGCATTTACTTAATTATTTATAAAAAACACGGAGCTATCGTTGGAAGCAATCCTTTTTTTCAAGAGCTTTCCGAAGGAATCGCGGCCGGTTGCCAGAAAAATAATTACAAGATGGAAATCCGTTATTTATACGGTGAGGAAGGTAATATTGAAAATCGATTAAAAGATATGCTCTACTCCGGCTGTACCGGAATCATCCTTTTGGGAACCGAAATGACACCTGAAGATTTTCTTCCTTTTCGGTCCCTCACGATTCCGATCGTCTTACTGGACAGCTATTTTGAAACGGTTCCCTGCGACAGCATCATTATCAACAACATCCAGGGGGCTTTCCTTGCCGCTTCTTACTTGATAAAAACAACCGGAAAACAGCCTGGCTATCTCCATTCCTCCTATCCGATCGGAAATTTTGCAGAACGGCATTCCGGCTTCTTTAAGGCAATTCACACCTATGGAATGGCCGCCTCCAACAGCATTGTCCACTCAGTCACTCCTTCCATAGAAGGCGCTTATGCGGATATGCTGGAAATCCTTAAAAGGAAGGAACCTCTGGCTCCCTGCTACTTTGCGGACAATGATTTAATCGCCATGGGAGCCCTTAAGGCATTTAAGCAGTGTGGCTACCGGATACCGGAGGATATCTCCATCGTGGGCTTTGACAACATCCCTGCGGGAATCATTGTGGATCCTGCCCTCACTACCATTCATGTGCCTAAGCATTATATGGGAACAATGGCTGCCAACAGACTCATTAGCCGCATGGAAGAACCGGATGCCACCTCCGTGAAACTTGAAATTGCCACGACTTTAATCCGGAGGAATTCTGCCTGA
- a CDS encoding DUF5692 family protein: MFVFSEGVPTILVLLVWLGVFLSLFAANELSRRFKWVGFGCFVVLPVVLTVLWVTTLKDTSYMDWFHLAKVYSSTAGCIGFWCIRHIKKLQHNKIALCFPPLILAVNILEACFRDFEVSQYVSPVMEYMNNQVQYYIGGSWNVMNGIAGLLNIVTITGWFGICIRKKTSKDKSQDMLWPDMMWFWIIAYDLWNFAYTYNCLPTHAWYCGLALLLAPTICAFTVGKGAWLQHRAQTLALWCMFAQTFPVFQDASSFLVHSRSSKAIAEAAIREGMLSPDGYTVLTGIGIQPVAGVSPDTTFLFVISLLALLANIGVFVYMIHRMYKTKRNPYTGELYTDHKKYQEIKALAE, encoded by the coding sequence ATGTTTGTGTTTTCAGAAGGTGTTCCGACAATATTGGTTTTACTGGTATGGCTTGGGGTGTTTCTATCGTTGTTTGCCGCAAATGAATTGAGCCGCCGTTTTAAATGGGTGGGATTTGGCTGCTTTGTTGTGCTTCCGGTTGTTTTAACCGTTTTATGGGTGACAACGCTGAAGGATACTTCTTATATGGACTGGTTTCATCTGGCAAAGGTTTACTCTTCTACGGCAGGGTGTATTGGCTTTTGGTGTATCCGTCATATCAAAAAGCTGCAGCATAATAAAATTGCGCTGTGTTTCCCGCCGTTAATTCTGGCGGTCAATATCCTGGAAGCCTGTTTCCGCGATTTTGAAGTAAGCCAGTATGTATCACCGGTTATGGAGTATATGAACAATCAGGTTCAGTACTATATCGGCGGTTCATGGAATGTCATGAACGGGATCGCAGGTCTTTTGAATATTGTGACCATTACAGGCTGGTTTGGAATCTGTATTCGAAAGAAGACCAGTAAAGATAAGAGCCAGGATATGCTTTGGCCTGATATGATGTGGTTCTGGATTATTGCCTATGATTTGTGGAATTTTGCTTATACCTATAACTGCCTTCCGACTCATGCATGGTATTGCGGATTAGCCCTTTTGCTGGCCCCCACAATTTGTGCATTTACAGTGGGGAAGGGGGCATGGCTGCAGCACCGTGCCCAGACGCTGGCACTGTGGTGCATGTTTGCCCAGACGTTTCCGGTATTTCAGGATGCCAGCAGTTTTCTGGTGCATTCCCGGTCCAGTAAGGCTATTGCAGAAGCAGCGATACGGGAAGGAATGCTTTCCCCTGACGGGTATACGGTATTGACCGGAATAGGAATCCAACCGGTGGCAGGTGTATCACCGGATACCACTTTTTTATTTGTTATAAGTTTGCTGGCTCTTCTTGCAAATATCGGAGTATTTGTATATATGATTCACAGAATGTATAAGACAAAGAGAAATCCATATACCGGAGAATTATATACGGATCATAAGAAGTATCAGGAAATTAAGGCTTTGGCAGAGTAA
- a CDS encoding hydrogenase maturation nickel metallochaperone HypA/HybF yields the protein MHELGVLNSMVHTIERIVKEQNITEVHKLVIEVGELSGIVPRYLEQSWPAASYKTFMEKTELELIVIPGIVKCKGCGRVFNAVYSDLICPGCGSMDMEILEGDDMIIKEIVCN from the coding sequence ATGCATGAGCTTGGTGTATTAAACTCAATGGTTCACACCATTGAGCGTATTGTAAAGGAGCAGAATATTACAGAGGTCCACAAGCTTGTCATCGAAGTTGGTGAGCTTTCCGGTATCGTGCCCAGATACTTGGAGCAAAGCTGGCCTGCTGCCTCCTATAAAACTTTTATGGAAAAAACAGAGCTGGAGCTTATCGTCATTCCCGGTATTGTGAAATGCAAAGGCTGCGGCAGGGTATTTAATGCCGTTTACAGTGATTTAATTTGCCCTGGCTGCGGCAGTATGGATATGGAAATCCTGGAGGGCGATGACATGATCATTAAGGAGATCGTGTGTAACTAA
- a CDS encoding FAD-dependent oxidoreductase, whose translation MSELRPKIVKLAKMVGGIAGAMNKIDENSPEYYALNCVVTDDMADIAMIIGLRKPRTFEYVAKRSGKSKEETKALLKQLTYTGVAKVWKDKEDHKERFFVNIFAPGMLEMMVNNREQLNEHPEIGKAFEEYTRLRLAPMAAKFPQGMAMMRVIPVEEAIKDIPGTKPWERLSYYLDKYDTFSVSDCSCRQSRRVLDEGCGHLEKEICIQMGEGAEYYIRTGRGRQISREEAKEIIKFAENNGLMHEMPHTDGLGESAAICNCCGCSCFSLRLATLFNTPDSIRSNFAATVKKENCVACGQCVENCPVNALKLGQKLCSKTPAAIKAEPTARDHIWRESNWNVDYRENRKDVAEEGTSPCKTACPAHISVQGYIKLAASGRYHEALELIKKENPFPAVCGRICPHGCESECTRGDIDEPVSIDEIKKFIADKELDGSIRYIPPMRYHLGNKIAVVGSGPSGLSCAYYLAIDGYQVTVFEKEEKLGGMLTLGIPSFRLEKEVLNAEIDVLREMGVTFKTGIEVGKDITLNELRKEGYEAFYLAIGAQGGRSLGIEGEDAEGVISGVDFLRNVNLGRKAEFSGNVVVIGGGNVAIDVARTGVRQGAAAVNLYCLESSGEMPALPEEIAEAEEDNVSFHNGWGPKRILTEDGKVTGVEFKRCISVFDEDQRFAPKYDENDTITVEADTVLLSIGQTIQWGGLLSESKVELGRGGTAKADSLTLQTSEPDIFAGGDCFTGPQFAIHAIAAGKEGAISIHRYVQPGQSLVYGRDRREYHAFDKNNVAIGLQDFDTTPRQRPGHSPEKKGSFYDERLTFTEEQLKKETERCLGCGAVEIDAYMCIGCGMCTTKCKFDAIHLERTYNTVPNTYEKLPVKIAANAIIRTGKIAAATLKESVGRRS comes from the coding sequence ATGAGTGAATTAAGACCTAAAATAGTAAAGCTGGCGAAAATGGTAGGCGGTATTGCCGGAGCCATGAACAAAATCGATGAAAATTCTCCCGAATACTACGCTCTAAACTGTGTTGTAACAGATGACATGGCTGATATTGCTATGATTATAGGGCTGCGTAAACCCCGTACCTTCGAGTATGTCGCTAAGCGCTCCGGAAAGAGTAAAGAAGAGACAAAGGCGCTCCTAAAGCAGTTAACGTACACAGGTGTCGCCAAAGTATGGAAGGATAAGGAGGATCATAAAGAACGGTTCTTTGTGAATATATTTGCCCCCGGTATGTTGGAAATGATGGTAAATAACCGGGAACAGCTTAACGAACATCCTGAAATCGGCAAAGCCTTTGAAGAATATACCAGACTGCGTCTTGCGCCTATGGCAGCAAAATTCCCGCAAGGCATGGCAATGATGCGTGTCATTCCTGTGGAAGAGGCCATCAAGGATATCCCTGGTACAAAACCCTGGGAACGTCTCTCTTATTATCTGGATAAATATGATACGTTCTCAGTATCTGACTGCTCCTGCCGCCAGTCACGCCGTGTACTGGATGAGGGCTGCGGCCATCTGGAAAAAGAAATTTGCATCCAGATGGGCGAAGGTGCCGAATATTATATAAGAACAGGCAGAGGCCGCCAGATTTCACGGGAAGAAGCAAAGGAAATTATTAAATTTGCAGAAAATAACGGCCTCATGCATGAAATGCCCCATACCGACGGACTTGGTGAATCAGCGGCAATCTGCAACTGCTGTGGCTGCTCCTGCTTCTCCCTGCGTCTTGCAACACTTTTTAATACTCCGGATTCCATACGATCCAACTTCGCTGCCACGGTAAAAAAGGAAAACTGCGTAGCCTGCGGACAGTGTGTGGAAAACTGTCCGGTTAATGCTTTAAAACTTGGCCAAAAACTCTGTTCTAAAACACCCGCTGCCATAAAGGCAGAACCTACCGCACGTGATCATATCTGGAGAGAAAGCAACTGGAATGTGGATTACCGCGAGAACCGTAAAGATGTTGCGGAAGAAGGAACTTCTCCCTGTAAAACTGCCTGTCCTGCTCATATTTCCGTACAGGGTTACATAAAGCTTGCTGCTTCCGGCCGTTACCATGAAGCATTAGAACTGATAAAGAAAGAAAATCCTTTCCCTGCTGTCTGCGGACGGATCTGTCCTCATGGCTGTGAAAGCGAATGTACCCGCGGAGATATTGATGAACCGGTTTCCATCGATGAAATCAAAAAATTTATTGCAGATAAAGAGCTGGATGGTTCGATCCGCTATATCCCGCCAATGCGTTACCATCTTGGAAATAAAATTGCAGTGGTAGGCTCCGGTCCCTCCGGTCTTTCCTGTGCATATTACCTGGCAATTGATGGTTATCAGGTAACGGTATTTGAAAAGGAAGAAAAACTTGGCGGTATGCTTACCCTTGGTATTCCCTCCTTCCGCCTGGAAAAGGAGGTTCTTAATGCCGAAATAGATGTTCTGCGTGAAATGGGTGTTACCTTTAAAACCGGAATTGAAGTCGGAAAAGATATTACTCTTAATGAGCTTCGGAAAGAAGGTTATGAAGCCTTTTATCTGGCAATCGGCGCACAGGGCGGCAGAAGTCTTGGTATCGAAGGGGAGGACGCTGAAGGGGTTATCTCCGGCGTTGATTTCCTTCGCAATGTAAATCTTGGAAGAAAGGCAGAGTTTTCCGGAAATGTAGTTGTGATCGGCGGCGGAAATGTAGCAATTGATGTAGCCCGTACAGGGGTAAGACAGGGGGCTGCTGCTGTTAATCTTTACTGTCTGGAAAGTTCCGGTGAAATGCCGGCATTACCGGAGGAGATCGCAGAGGCTGAGGAAGATAACGTTTCCTTTCATAATGGCTGGGGCCCTAAGCGCATCCTGACAGAAGATGGAAAGGTAACCGGTGTAGAATTTAAGCGCTGCATCAGTGTATTCGATGAAGACCAGCGTTTCGCTCCAAAGTACGATGAAAATGATACCATTACTGTGGAAGCTGATACTGTACTGCTTTCCATTGGCCAGACCATCCAGTGGGGCGGACTTCTCTCAGAAAGCAAGGTTGAACTTGGACGCGGCGGTACTGCCAAAGCGGACAGTCTGACCTTACAGACTTCGGAACCGGATATTTTTGCCGGCGGTGACTGTTTTACAGGACCCCAATTTGCGATCCATGCCATTGCAGCCGGAAAAGAAGGTGCAATCTCCATTCACCGTTATGTACAGCCGGGACAGTCTCTTGTATATGGCCGTGACCGCCGGGAATACCATGCGTTTGATAAAAATAACGTTGCCATCGGCTTACAGGATTTTGATACAACTCCCCGCCAGAGACCAGGCCATTCTCCTGAGAAAAAAGGCAGCTTCTATGATGAACGGTTGACCTTCACCGAGGAACAGTTAAAGAAAGAGACGGAACGCTGTCTTGGCTGCGGTGCGGTAGAAATCGACGCTTATATGTGTATTGGCTGTGGCATGTGTACGACCAAATGTAAATTTGATGCAATTCATCTGGAGCGCACCTATAACACGGTTCCCAATACCTATGAAAAACTTCCTGTCAAGATTGCTGCCAACGCAATTATACGTACCGGAAAGATTGCTGCAGCCACCCTCAAAGAAAGCGTTGGCAGAAGAAGCTAA
- the hypB gene encoding hydrogenase nickel incorporation protein HypB produces MEDFKVLEIKTSVFADNNIQAGKLREELKEKKVFLLNLMSSPGAGKTTTLTRTVHALKNDLNIGVMEADIDSDVDARTIRQTGAKAIQLHTGGMCHLDAEMTRQGLEGLGTDGLDLVILENVGNLVCPAEFDTGAVKNAMILSVPEGDDKPLKYPLMFSVCDVVLINKMDVMPYFNFDLEKCKVNIRLRNPNAIIIPISALKNEGIEEWTGWLSNAVKSWCE; encoded by the coding sequence ATGGAAGATTTTAAAGTTCTTGAGATAAAAACAAGTGTCTTTGCTGACAACAACATACAAGCCGGAAAGCTTCGTGAAGAATTAAAGGAGAAGAAGGTCTTTCTTCTTAATCTGATGTCCAGTCCCGGTGCAGGTAAGACCACTACTCTGACCCGTACGGTTCATGCCCTAAAGAACGACCTTAATATTGGTGTTATGGAAGCGGATATTGATTCTGACGTGGATGCCCGTACCATACGGCAAACCGGTGCAAAGGCGATCCAGCTGCATACCGGTGGTATGTGCCATCTGGACGCGGAAATGACCCGCCAGGGATTAGAGGGGCTTGGTACAGACGGTCTGGACCTTGTAATATTAGAAAATGTGGGCAACTTAGTCTGTCCTGCAGAATTTGATACCGGCGCAGTAAAAAATGCTATGATCCTATCCGTACCGGAAGGAGACGACAAACCACTTAAATATCCGCTGATGTTTTCTGTTTGCGATGTAGTACTGATCAATAAGATGGATGTAATGCCGTATTTTAATTTTGACCTGGAAAAATGCAAAGTGAATATCAGACTTCGTAACCCCAACGCCATCATCATTCCCATCAGCGCTTTAAAAAATGAAGGGATAGAGGAATGGACCGGCTGGTTAAGCAATGCAGTAAAATCCTGGTGTGAATAA